One window from the genome of Fulvivirga lutea encodes:
- the rplQ gene encoding 50S ribosomal protein L17, whose translation MRHGKKFNHLGRTAPHRSAMLSNMASSLISNKRITTTVAKARALRKYVEPILTKAKDDTTHSRRVVFSYLNDKDSVKELFDEVATKIADRPGGYTRILKLGNRLGDNADMCIIELVDYNELMLEEKGAKKSKTRRSRRGGSSKKDDAPKAEATEAKSEKKEEPKAEAVEEVEAKAEEAKEEPKAEEPKAEAKEEKKDEEKDN comes from the coding sequence ATGAGACACGGTAAGAAATTTAATCATTTAGGAAGAACTGCTCCTCATAGAAGTGCAATGCTTTCTAATATGGCCTCTTCATTGATTTCAAACAAGAGAATCACTACTACAGTAGCAAAAGCAAGAGCGTTAAGAAAATATGTAGAGCCTATCCTTACAAAAGCTAAAGATGACACTACACACTCTAGACGAGTTGTTTTCTCTTACTTAAACGATAAAGATTCTGTTAAAGAACTATTTGATGAAGTAGCAACTAAAATTGCTGACAGACCAGGTGGTTACACAAGAATTCTTAAGTTAGGAAACAGACTTGGTGATAATGCAGACATGTGTATCATTGAGTTAGTTGACTACAATGAGTTGATGCTTGAAGAGAAGGGGGCTAAGAAATCTAAGACTAGAAGAAGCCGAAGAGGTGGAAGCAGCAAGAAGGACGATGCTCCTAAAGCAGAAGCAACGGAAGCAAAATCTGAGAAGAAAGAAGAGCCAAAGGCGGAAGCTGTAGAAGAAGTAGAAGCTAAAGCTGAAGAAGCGAAGGAAGAGCCAAAGGCAGAAGAACCTAAGGCAGAAGCTAAAGAAGAGAAAAAGGATGAAGAGAAAGACAACTAA
- the rpsM gene encoding 30S ribosomal protein S13: protein MARIAGVDIPDNKRGVIALTYIFGIGRSTAQNILEQAGVDPNKKAQDWTDDESTAIRNIISENHKVEGVLKSEVQLSIKRLLDIGCYRGLRHRKGLPVRGQRTKNNSRTRKGKRKTVANKKKATK, encoded by the coding sequence ATGGCACGTATTGCAGGAGTTGATATTCCAGATAATAAAAGAGGCGTAATTGCCCTTACCTATATTTTTGGTATAGGAAGAAGTACAGCGCAAAATATTCTTGAGCAGGCTGGGGTGGATCCTAACAAAAAAGCACAAGATTGGACTGATGACGAATCTACAGCGATTCGTAACATTATCAGTGAGAATCACAAAGTAGAAGGTGTTCTTAAGTCAGAAGTTCAACTTAGTATCAAAAGATTGTTAGATATCGGTTGTTACAGAGGTCTTAGACATAGAAAAGGTCTTCCGGTTAGAGGACAAAGAACTAAGAACAACTCTAGAACAAGAAAAGGTAAGAGAAAGACTGTAGCTAACAAGAAAAAAGCTACTAAATAA
- the eno gene encoding phosphopyruvate hydratase yields the protein MSLIESIYARQILDSRGNPTIEVDVVTENGILGRAAVPSGASTGENEAVELRDGDKSKYLGKGVLKAVENVNGDLAEELIGFSVFDQKLIDRIMIEADGTPNKAKLGANAILGVSLAVAKAAAAELGLPLYRYIGGTNAATLPVPMMNIINGGSHSDAPIAFQEFMIRPVGAPTFSEAIRMGTEVFHNLKAIIKEKGLSTAVGDEGGFAPNFSGGTEEALNSVLDAIKKAGYTPGKDITIALDCASSEFYEDGKYNYAKFEGESGAVRSKEEQVAYLAELVDKYPIDSIEDGCDENDWEGWKMLTAKIGDKCQLVGDDLFVTNVKFLKRGIEEKSANSILIKVNQIGTLSETLDAIEMAHKAGFTAVISHRSGETEDATIADIAVATNAGQIKTGSASRSDRMAKYNQLLRIEEELGEVAYFPKK from the coding sequence ATGAGTTTAATAGAAAGCATATATGCAAGGCAAATCCTTGATTCTAGAGGAAACCCAACTATTGAAGTTGATGTAGTTACAGAAAACGGAATTTTAGGAAGAGCAGCAGTACCATCAGGCGCTTCAACAGGTGAAAATGAAGCAGTGGAACTTAGAGATGGTGATAAATCAAAATACTTAGGTAAAGGCGTATTAAAGGCTGTTGAAAATGTAAATGGCGACTTGGCTGAGGAGTTAATCGGTTTTTCAGTATTTGATCAAAAGTTGATTGATCGAATAATGATAGAAGCTGATGGTACACCTAATAAAGCTAAACTCGGTGCCAACGCTATATTAGGTGTTTCTTTAGCCGTTGCTAAAGCTGCTGCTGCTGAGCTTGGATTACCTTTATACAGATATATAGGTGGCACAAATGCAGCGACATTACCAGTGCCAATGATGAACATAATCAATGGAGGATCACATTCTGATGCACCAATAGCGTTTCAGGAATTTATGATTCGACCAGTAGGCGCGCCTACTTTTAGTGAAGCAATTAGAATGGGTACGGAAGTATTTCATAACCTGAAGGCTATCATAAAAGAAAAAGGACTTAGCACTGCCGTAGGTGATGAAGGAGGGTTTGCTCCTAATTTTTCGGGTGGTACGGAAGAAGCGCTTAACAGTGTTCTTGATGCGATAAAGAAAGCAGGCTATACTCCTGGTAAAGATATTACTATTGCATTAGACTGTGCTTCATCAGAGTTTTATGAAGATGGAAAATACAACTACGCAAAGTTCGAAGGTGAGAGTGGTGCTGTTAGATCTAAAGAAGAGCAAGTTGCTTATTTGGCTGAATTAGTAGATAAATATCCAATTGATTCAATCGAAGATGGCTGTGATGAAAATGATTGGGAAGGCTGGAAGATGTTAACTGCCAAGATTGGAGATAAATGTCAACTAGTGGGTGATGACCTTTTTGTAACGAATGTTAAATTCTTAAAAAGAGGAATCGAAGAGAAATCGGCTAACTCAATATTGATAAAAGTAAATCAGATTGGTACGCTGTCTGAAACATTAGACGCTATAGAAATGGCTCATAAAGCAGGATTTACGGCAGTAATTTCTCACAGATCAGGAGAGACTGAGGATGCAACAATTGCTGATATCGCAGTTGCTACTAATGCAGGCCAGATTAAAACAGGCTCTGCATCTCGTTCTGATAGAATGGCCAAGTACAATCAATTACTAAGAATTGAAGAGGAATTGGGTGAAGTAGCTTACTTCCCTAAAAAGTAG
- the secY gene encoding preprotein translocase subunit SecY: MKKFFTTIKNIFSIEDLRIRILNTIGFLMIFRLGSFIVLPGVDPDALGSGATGGIFDLLNTFLGGSFSRASIFALGIMPYISASIVIQLLTVAVPYFQKLQKEGESGRKRLTQITRFLTIAITAAQGGSYLAVTIPAEAIMYSAAFFQVASMVILVAGTMFCMWLGERITDKGIGNGISMLIMIGIISRFPGSIVSEMMTRGMSGALMFVLEIVALFFVVMATVMLTQAARRIPIQYAKQVIGNKLYGGKRDYIPLKVNASGVMPIIFAQALMFIPSMIAGLWQDSDIGAYIGSTFADPYSWQYNLVFGLLILVFTFFYTAITVNPNDIADNLKRNGGFIPGIKPGKQTSEFIDQILTKITLPGSIFLAIVAILPAFAVQAGVSGNFAQFFGGTSLIIMVGVILDTLQQIESYLLMRHYEGMMKSGKVKGRSQIAAA, from the coding sequence ATGAAGAAGTTTTTTACTACTATAAAGAATATATTTTCAATTGAAGATCTGAGAATCAGAATCCTTAATACTATTGGGTTCTTGATGATTTTCAGATTAGGTTCATTCATCGTGCTTCCCGGAGTTGATCCAGATGCATTAGGTAGTGGAGCTACTGGTGGTATATTCGATCTTTTAAATACCTTTTTAGGAGGTTCATTTAGTAGGGCTTCGATTTTTGCTCTAGGTATTATGCCTTATATTTCTGCCTCAATTGTTATTCAGTTGTTGACAGTGGCTGTACCTTACTTCCAAAAGCTTCAAAAGGAAGGTGAATCTGGAAGAAAAAGATTAACTCAAATCACGAGATTTTTAACAATAGCTATTACAGCAGCTCAAGGCGGTAGTTACTTAGCTGTAACGATACCTGCTGAAGCTATCATGTATTCAGCTGCATTTTTCCAGGTTGCTTCAATGGTAATCTTGGTTGCGGGAACCATGTTCTGTATGTGGCTAGGTGAGAGAATCACCGATAAGGGTATTGGAAACGGTATTTCTATGCTTATTATGATTGGTATCATATCTAGGTTTCCTGGATCAATCGTAAGTGAAATGATGACAAGAGGCATGAGTGGAGCTCTTATGTTTGTGTTGGAAATTGTGGCATTATTCTTCGTGGTAATGGCAACAGTAATGCTAACACAGGCTGCGAGAAGAATACCTATTCAGTATGCAAAGCAAGTTATTGGTAACAAGTTGTACGGTGGTAAAAGAGATTATATTCCATTAAAAGTGAATGCTTCAGGTGTAATGCCTATCATTTTTGCTCAGGCATTAATGTTCATTCCATCAATGATTGCCGGTTTATGGCAAGATAGTGATATCGGGGCATATATTGGAAGTACTTTTGCTGACCCTTACAGCTGGCAGTATAACTTAGTGTTTGGTTTGTTAATACTTGTTTTTACATTCTTTTACACGGCTATTACTGTTAACCCTAATGACATAGCTGATAATTTGAAAAGAAATGGAGGTTTTATTCCTGGTATTAAGCCTGGAAAGCAAACTTCTGAATTCATAGATCAGATTTTAACAAAAATTACATTACCAGGATCAATATTCTTGGCAATCGTTGCTATACTACCTGCATTTGCTGTTCAAGCTGGTGTAAGTGGTAATTTCGCTCAGTTTTTTGGCGGAACATCATTGATCATTATGGTGGGTGTAATTCTTGATACTTTGCAACAAATAGAAAGTTATTTGTTGATGAGACATTATGAAGGAATGATGAAGTCCGGAAAAGTAAAAGGACGATCTCAAATTGCTGCTGCCTAG
- a CDS encoding FtsB family cell division protein: MQIPRFSRNFYFLFGIFFLIWMLFIDSNDIYTQYKLNQKRKNLEDQKAYYLEKITEVKQEREELFSSKKKLEKFAREKYLMKKESEDLFIIEEEE; encoded by the coding sequence ATGCAAATTCCAAGATTTAGCAGAAACTTTTACTTCTTGTTTGGTATTTTCTTTTTAATCTGGATGCTTTTTATTGATTCAAACGATATCTACACCCAATACAAATTGAATCAAAAAAGGAAGAACCTTGAAGACCAAAAAGCGTATTATCTAGAGAAAATTACTGAGGTAAAGCAGGAGCGTGAGGAGCTTTTTAGTAGCAAGAAAAAACTGGAGAAATTCGCACGCGAGAAGTACCTCATGAAAAAAGAGTCAGAAGACTTATTTATTATCGAAGAAGAGGAATGA
- the carA gene encoding glutamine-hydrolyzing carbamoyl-phosphate synthase small subunit, protein MDTTTKQKAYLLLEDGLLFEGTAIGKNGTKGGEICFNTGMTGYQEIYTDPSYTGQIIVNTNSHIGNYGVIEDENESDYPKISGIVVNDYSPIASRQRSNESLQQYLERHEVTGIADIDTRMLVRHIRSKGAMNAIISSELNPDELKKELAKVPSMDGLELSSKVCTKERKKLGDENAEFKVAVLDLGIKNSILKNLISRGVYCEVFPAKSTFEDLKSFNPDGYFISNGPGDPSVMDYAVETVKEILKEDKPLFGICLGHQILARACGIGTYKMHHGHRGLNHPILNLGTGKSEITSQNHGFVVSAEDIEKSDKVEVTHRHLNDDTVAGIKVKGKNAFSVQYHPEASPGPHDSRYLFDQFIELMKSKK, encoded by the coding sequence ATGGATACAACCACGAAACAAAAAGCCTATCTGTTACTTGAAGATGGTCTTCTTTTTGAAGGTACAGCAATAGGTAAAAATGGAACAAAAGGTGGTGAAATATGCTTTAATACGGGCATGACTGGCTACCAGGAAATTTACACAGACCCATCTTATACGGGCCAAATAATTGTTAATACTAATTCGCACATAGGAAACTATGGGGTTATTGAGGATGAAAATGAGTCTGACTATCCTAAAATAAGCGGAATTGTTGTTAATGATTATTCTCCGATAGCCAGTAGACAAAGATCAAATGAAAGTCTCCAGCAGTATTTAGAAAGGCATGAGGTTACAGGCATAGCAGATATTGACACAAGAATGCTTGTTAGGCATATTAGAAGTAAAGGAGCAATGAATGCGATTATTTCTTCTGAATTGAACCCTGATGAACTTAAAAAAGAACTTGCAAAAGTCCCTTCTATGGATGGTCTGGAACTTTCTTCTAAAGTATGTACTAAGGAAAGAAAGAAACTGGGAGATGAAAATGCTGAATTCAAAGTTGCTGTATTAGATTTAGGTATTAAAAACAGCATATTAAAGAACCTTATTTCAAGAGGTGTTTATTGTGAAGTTTTCCCTGCAAAATCTACATTCGAAGATCTTAAATCTTTCAATCCTGATGGTTATTTTATATCCAACGGACCTGGTGACCCATCCGTAATGGATTATGCTGTGGAAACAGTAAAAGAAATACTCAAGGAAGATAAACCATTATTTGGCATATGTTTAGGTCATCAAATCTTAGCCAGAGCCTGTGGCATTGGTACATATAAAATGCACCACGGCCATAGAGGTTTAAATCATCCAATATTAAATTTAGGAACAGGTAAAAGTGAGATTACATCCCAAAATCATGGGTTTGTGGTTTCTGCTGAAGACATAGAGAAATCTGATAAAGTAGAAGTTACTCACCGCCATTTAAATGATGATACTGTGGCAGGTATCAAAGTAAAAGGTAAGAACGCATTTTCAGTGCAGTATCACCCTGAAGCTTCTCCAGGACCACATGATAGCAGATACCTATTCGATCAATTTATTGAATTAATGAAATCTAAAAAATAA
- the map gene encoding type I methionyl aminopeptidase: MIHYKTREQVELIKESAQILGKAHGEVAKHVKPGVKTIELDRIAEEFIRDHGGVPSFKNFNGFPASLCISLNENVVHGFPSDYELKEGDIISVDCGVFFKGFHSDSAYTYPVGKVNDETLKLLKVTKESLYKGIEKAVCGNRIGDIASAIQKHVEPFGYGIVRELVGHGIGEELHESPEVPNYGKPGRGPKLNDGLVIAIEPMINLGSKSVVQEDDGWTIRTADRKPSAHFEHTVAIFKEGTEVLTTHKYIEENFKF, encoded by the coding sequence ATGATTCATTACAAGACTAGAGAGCAAGTAGAACTAATAAAAGAAAGTGCGCAAATTTTAGGAAAAGCGCACGGTGAAGTTGCAAAGCATGTTAAGCCAGGTGTTAAAACCATTGAGCTTGACAGAATTGCAGAAGAGTTCATAAGAGATCATGGAGGAGTACCTTCATTTAAAAATTTCAACGGATTTCCTGCGTCACTATGTATTTCATTAAATGAGAACGTAGTTCACGGATTTCCAAGCGATTATGAATTAAAAGAAGGTGACATTATATCAGTTGATTGTGGTGTCTTCTTCAAAGGGTTTCATAGCGATTCAGCTTACACTTACCCAGTAGGAAAAGTGAATGACGAAACGTTAAAGCTCTTGAAAGTGACAAAAGAGTCGCTTTATAAAGGTATTGAAAAAGCTGTGTGTGGAAATAGAATTGGTGATATAGCCAGCGCTATTCAAAAACATGTGGAACCATTTGGGTATGGTATTGTTCGTGAGTTAGTGGGGCACGGAATAGGAGAAGAACTTCATGAAAGTCCGGAAGTGCCAAATTATGGTAAACCTGGTAGAGGACCTAAACTAAATGATGGATTGGTTATAGCAATTGAGCCTATGATTAATCTGGGTTCTAAAAGTGTAGTTCAGGAAGACGATGGATGGACAATAAGAACAGCAGATAGGAAACCATCTGCCCACTTTGAACATACAGTAGCAATATTTAAAGAAGGAACTGAGGTCTTAACGACCCATAAATATATAGAAGAAAACTTTAAGTTTTAA
- the ykgO gene encoding type B 50S ribosomal protein L36, translating into MKVKASVKKRSADCKVIRRNGKVYVINKKNPRFKQRQG; encoded by the coding sequence ATGAAAGTTAAAGCATCTGTTAAAAAACGTAGCGCTGATTGCAAAGTGATCAGAAGAAATGGGAAGGTCTACGTAATTAATAAAAAGAATCCAAGGTTTAAACAAAGACAAGGCTAA
- the infA gene encoding translation initiation factor IF-1 codes for MAKQQSIEQDGTITEALSNAMFRVELENGHEVIAHISGKMRMNYIKILPGDKVKLEMSPYDLTKGRIVYRYK; via the coding sequence ATGGCAAAACAGCAGTCTATTGAGCAAGATGGTACAATTACAGAAGCATTATCTAACGCAATGTTTAGAGTTGAGTTAGAAAATGGACACGAAGTAATTGCGCATATATCTGGCAAAATGAGAATGAACTATATTAAGATTTTACCGGGTGACAAAGTGAAGTTAGAAATGTCGCCTTACGATTTAACAAAGGGACGAATAGTTTATAGATATAAATAA
- a CDS encoding DNA-directed RNA polymerase subunit alpha produces MSILAFQMPDKVAMEKADDFHGIFTFKPLEKGYGVTIGNALRRILLSSLEGHAITGIKVPGVLHEFSTIEGVVEDVSEIILNLKMVRFKKIGDSFDNKITVSIKNQKEFKAGDISNFTSAFEVLNPDLVICNLDDSVDFEIELSVDKGRGYLPAEENKPAEQVFGFIPIDAIFTPIKNVKYSVENTRVEQKTDYEQLVLDIETDGSIHPEKALEGAAHILIQHFMLFSDKSIELETERAGEIEQVDEEMLHMRKLLKTQLNDLDLSVRAYNCLKAADVKTLGDLVRLEISDMMKFRNFGKKSLAELEQLVQDKNLTFGMDLSKYKLDEE; encoded by the coding sequence ATGTCAATTTTAGCATTCCAAATGCCAGATAAGGTCGCCATGGAAAAGGCGGATGACTTTCATGGTATCTTCACATTTAAACCTCTTGAAAAAGGGTACGGTGTAACTATTGGTAATGCCCTAAGAAGAATTTTACTTTCTTCTTTAGAGGGTCATGCCATTACAGGAATTAAAGTTCCTGGTGTGTTACACGAATTCTCAACGATAGAAGGTGTTGTAGAAGATGTTTCTGAAATTATCTTAAACCTTAAAATGGTAAGATTTAAGAAAATCGGAGATTCTTTTGATAATAAAATTACAGTTTCAATAAAAAATCAAAAGGAATTCAAAGCTGGTGATATTTCTAATTTCACTTCTGCTTTTGAAGTACTTAACCCAGATTTAGTAATCTGTAATCTTGATGATTCAGTTGATTTCGAAATCGAATTATCTGTTGACAAAGGAAGAGGTTATTTACCTGCTGAAGAAAACAAACCTGCTGAGCAAGTATTCGGATTTATTCCAATCGATGCGATCTTCACACCTATCAAAAATGTGAAATACAGCGTTGAGAATACAAGGGTAGAGCAGAAAACTGACTATGAGCAGTTAGTTTTAGATATTGAAACTGATGGATCAATTCATCCTGAGAAAGCATTAGAAGGTGCTGCTCACATACTTATTCAGCATTTCATGTTGTTCTCTGACAAGTCTATCGAATTAGAAACTGAGAGAGCTGGTGAAATTGAGCAAGTGGATGAAGAGATGCTTCACATGCGTAAGTTGTTGAAAACTCAACTTAACGATTTAGACTTATCAGTAAGAGCTTACAATTGCTTAAAGGCGGCTGATGTAAAAACTTTAGGCGATCTAGTAAGATTAGAAATTTCTGATATGATGAAGTTCAGAAACTTTGGTAAAAAGTCATTAGCTGAACTTGAGCAATTAGTTCAGGATAAGAACCTTACTTTCGGTATGGATCTATCCAAGTATAAACTTGATGAAGAATAA
- the rpsK gene encoding 30S ribosomal protein S11, which translates to MAQKRKDKAKKRVVAVEAIGQAHIKASFNNIIISMTNTTGQVISWASAGKMGFKGSKKNTPYAAQMAAQDCAQKAYDLGLRKVEVLVKGPGAGRESAIRTIQNTGIEVTMIKDVTPLPHNGCRPPKRRRV; encoded by the coding sequence ATGGCACAGAAAAGAAAAGATAAAGCAAAAAAGCGTGTAGTAGCTGTAGAGGCTATTGGTCAAGCGCATATCAAAGCTTCGTTCAATAACATCATCATATCAATGACTAATACAACTGGTCAGGTGATATCATGGGCATCAGCCGGTAAAATGGGATTCAAAGGTTCTAAAAAGAACACTCCATATGCAGCTCAGATGGCAGCACAAGATTGCGCTCAAAAAGCTTATGATCTTGGTTTAAGAAAAGTAGAAGTACTAGTAAAAGGCCCTGGTGCAGGTAGAGAATCAGCTATCCGTACTATCCAAAATACTGGTATTGAAGTTACTATGATTAAGGATGTTACTCCATTACCACACAATGGATGTAGACCTCCTAAAAGAAGAAGAGTATAA
- the rpsD gene encoding 30S ribosomal protein S4 yields the protein MARYRGPKAKIARRFNEPIFGPSKAVAKKAYPPGQHGRSRRRKQSEYAIQLMEKQKAKYTYGVLEKQFANIFKKASRKSGVTGEILLQMLEARLDNTVFRLGIAPTRRAARQLVLHKHITVNGEIVNVPSVSLRIGDVVAVRERSKSLEAVTDSLATNGAKRFPWLEFDASELAGKVVSVPQRDDIPENINEQLIVELYSK from the coding sequence ATGGCAAGATACAGAGGTCCGAAAGCGAAAATTGCTAGAAGATTTAATGAGCCAATATTTGGTCCAAGCAAGGCGGTTGCTAAAAAAGCATACCCTCCGGGCCAACATGGTAGAAGCAGAAGAAGAAAGCAATCTGAATATGCTATCCAGTTAATGGAAAAGCAAAAGGCTAAATACACTTACGGTGTATTAGAGAAGCAATTTGCTAACATATTCAAGAAAGCTTCTAGAAAATCTGGTGTAACTGGTGAAATCCTATTGCAAATGCTTGAAGCTAGATTGGATAACACAGTATTCAGATTAGGTATTGCTCCTACTAGAAGAGCTGCAAGACAATTAGTTCTACACAAGCACATCACTGTAAATGGTGAAATCGTAAATGTTCCTTCTGTTTCTTTAAGAATCGGAGATGTTGTAGCGGTTAGAGAGCGTTCTAAATCATTAGAAGCTGTTACTGATAGCCTTGCAACAAACGGAGCCAAAAGATTCCCTTGGTTAGAGTTTGATGCTAGTGAATTAGCTGGAAAGGTAGTTTCTGTTCCTCAGCGTGATGATATTCCTGAGAACATTAACGAGCAGCTAATCGTTGAACTTTACTCTAAGTAA